The DNA window GATTTATCGACGGCCGTGGAATCACTCCTGATCGGTCGAGTTGGATGAAGTGGAGATTGAACGTCGTAAACGCGATGTACCGGTCGAGATAGGGGTAAATATAGCGGCCGACCACGACCCCGATACACAAACAGATCAGCGGGGCGACGATCCAGGCTGAGACGATAACGAACATCAGCGCCTGATTGAGGGTGCCGGATGCAAGGCCCAATCCGACAATGGCACCTACAGCGGTCATCGAAGTCGAGGCTGGGACGCCATAGAGATTCGATATCAACAGTGATGCGCCGGTAAAGAACAGAACGGCGACACTGGCGATGGGGGTAAACTGGGCTGCCGGCACGATACTGCTGCTCATCGTCGCGATGACGTTCCGTCCGACGGTCCACGCCCCGAGAAAGCCAAAGCCAACGAACAACGCCCCCGCAGTTGTCTTCCGAATCAGGCGTGAGCCGACTGCAGGGCCGAATGCCACGCCCGTGGATGATCCGCCAATGTTGAACCCAACAAATACGGCGACAAGGATACCGACGACGGCCAGGAGTGCCACCATCGTAATTGCATCAACATTGCCAGGCTCCACTTTATAAGCTCTGACATCAGGTCCGGCTGACACCGGGTTTCAACGCTGAAGAGTGGTTGATGCGAGTCTGACCAATGGTTTATGATTCTGCCCGCCGTCCTTTACCCATGATTTCCCGCGTTCTTGTCCCGATGGACGAGTCCGAGATGGCTGAACACGCGCTGGAATACGCGCTTGAGGCGCATCCAGATGCGGAAATTACGGTCTTACATATCGTCGGTGAACCCTCAGCGATGATGGGAAAAGCGGTAGGACTTGCACTTGAAGACGATTTTGAGGAGGCAGTGGAGGAGCGCGCATCACAAGTCCATGAACGAGCGCATGAGATAGCGCAAACCTACGAGAAAGAGATAACCACGGACGTTGCGTGGGGGCGTCCAGCGAAAGCAATCATCAATCGAGCAGCTGATTTCGATACTGTTGTGATTGGTAGTCACGGTGGATCGCTTGCGGACCGGTTGTTCGTAGGTAACGTTGCCGAGAAGGTGTTCCGCCACTCACCGGTTCCGGTAACTGTTGTTCGATGACTCGTCTGTACTGACTATCAGCTATTCATCCTGATCAGCAATCTGGCGTGCTGCATATGCGCTGTGTATCTTGCACTGACCTACCTACCAATCTCCCGATATATTCCGCTGTTTCACTGGGCCTTGTTTAGACGCCAAATTTCGAGCGTAACAGGGGTTCTGACGCACTCCTAAAGGGATTGATGCGGAAAGTGTTGAGATGATGTTCTCCGCTCAAGCCGTTCATTCATCGGATAACGTCGGTTTGTGACCGATCTCGGATCGTCTATCGCTCCAGTTCGCCACTCTGTTTGAAGCACATTCGGGGGAGAAGACCTCTCCCACCTATTTTCGAGCGTCTAAACAAGGCCCAAACACTGTACTCATTCTGCCTTGTTGAACGCAAGACAGCGTCGGGGTGGGGTTGCTGATCTACAATTTTACGGCGCTAAAGACGGCTTCTCGCCCTCAGAAGATGCAGTAGCTGTCACTCACAGCGGTTGCTGATGAGTCAAAACTATGGTACCTTGCTCCATTGTTCCGGTGACGGCGGCGATGCCTCTCCCGGATACGTCCGGAGAAGGGGAGCAGACGGCGAGCCCTAACTCGCCGCCTGCGTCAGGTTATGCACGATGCACTTGCGAGTCAGCTCCCGGAACTGGCCATGCCAGCTCCGGGAGCGGAGCTTCTCGCCGTCGTCTTCCTTCAACTGCGAGAAACCTGTCTCGCTCATCCAGCGTTGGTTGTAGTCCTCGTTCATCCGGGCGTTGTGGGCCTTCTGCAACGGTGTCTGCTCCCTGTGCTTGATCAACGGTCGCGTTGAGTTGGAGCGACACTCCTCGCGGAGGTCGCTCCACGAATAGTTCGCATCAGCAGACAACACACGCAGGTCTTCCGCGTTCCGGCGGAAGACCTGCATCCCGATGTGGCCGTCCCAGGCTTTCTTCGTCGTGAAATGAACGTCCTTGATCGCCAGCGAGTTCACGTCGATCAAGATCGTCGTCTTCATCGACTGGAACGAGTAATTCGCGCGGTCGCGGTAGTGGTAGCTGGTTTGATCGCGCTGGAAGCCACTCGCGTCAATCGCGGCTTCACC is part of the Salinigranum marinum genome and encodes:
- a CDS encoding universal stress protein, producing MISRVLVPMDESEMAEHALEYALEAHPDAEITVLHIVGEPSAMMGKAVGLALEDDFEEAVEERASQVHERAHEIAQTYEKEITTDVAWGRPAKAIINRAADFDTVVIGSHGGSLADRLFVGNVAEKVFRHSPVPVTVVR
- a CDS encoding IS5 family transposase, which codes for MASLRRLARMCRDLAKQHVDDPEVPAAPDGAGGYAKWVQIALILYRVELEKSLRETEDYLNEMPGVLAVFELDEAPHYSSFCRWEQEYRMRDLRRLLRASAEQAGWSGEAAIDASGFQRDQTSYHYRDRANYSFQSMKTTILIDVNSLAIKDVHFTTKKAWDGHIGMQVFRRNAEDLRVLSADANYSWSDLREECRSNSTRPLIKHREQTPLQKAHNARMNEDYNQRWMSETGFSQLKEDDGEKLRSRSWHGQFRELTRKCIVHNLTQAAS